Proteins encoded in a region of the Oryctolagus cuniculus chromosome 10, mOryCun1.1, whole genome shotgun sequence genome:
- the TRH gene encoding thyrotropin releasing hormone isoform X1: MVRGLLPSVAPKPSRQGGVLRAQALLSLCPPTPDAMMPGPWLLLALAWTLTLTGGVPGGRAQPESVHQEGATAPERPGLEELLRQAERLLLLREDLQRLRGDQGELPESQILQLDRLPKRQHPGKREEEAEEGVEEEEEEEGGAAGPHKRQHPGRREDEASWAANGTQHKRQHPGPRSPWLEYAATKRQHPGRRMVDPKVPRSWEEEEEEEEEGEGALMPEKRQHPGKRALGGPCGPRGACGEAGLLLGLLDGLSRGQGVDEKRQHPGRRAAWARESLEE; the protein is encoded by the exons ATGGTGCGAGGCTTGCTCCCCAGCGTCGCGCCCAAACCGAGCCGGCAGGGTGGGGTTCTGCGCGCTCAggctctgctttctctgtgtccgCCGACCCCAGACGCCATGATGCCTGGTCCTTGGTTGCTACTCGCCCTGGCTTGGACCTTGACCCTGACCGGTGGTGTCCCTGGTGGCCGCGCGCAGCCAGAGTCAGTCCATCAAGAGGGGGCGACGGCCCCCGAACGTCCTGGCCTGGAAGAACTCCTGCGCCAGGCTGagcgcctcctcctcctccgggagGACCTCCAGCGGCTGCGAGGAGACCAGGGCGAGCTCCCag AGTCCCAGATCCTCCAACTTGACCGGCTTCCCAAGCGCCAGCATCCGGGcaaaagggaggaggaggccgAAGAGGGAgttgaagaggaggaggaggaagaagggggtgCTGCAGGACCCCACAAAAGGCAGCACCCCGGCCGCCGGGAGGATGAGGCTTCCTGGGCAGCCAATGGAACCCAGCACAAGCGGCAGCACCCTGGCCCGCGCTCCCCCTGGCTCGAGTATGCTGCCACCAAGAGGCAGCACCCAGGCAGGAGGATGGTGGATCCTAAGGTCCCAAGGagctgggaggaagaggaggaggaggaggaggagggagagggagccctGATGCCCGAGAAACGCCAGCATCCGGGCAAGAGGGCCCTGGGAGGCCCCTGTGGGCCCCGGGGAGCCTGCGGTGAGGCAGGTCTTCTGCTGGGGCTCCTGGATGGCCTGAGCAGGGGCCAGGGGGTGGATGAGAAGCGGCAACACCCTGGGCGGCGGGCGGCCTGGGCCAGGGAGTCCCTGGAGGAGTGA
- the TRH gene encoding thyrotropin releasing hormone isoform X2: protein MMPGPWLLLALAWTLTLTGGVPGGRAQPESVHQEGATAPERPGLEELLRQAERLLLLREDLQRLRGDQGELPESQILQLDRLPKRQHPGKREEEAEEGVEEEEEEEGGAAGPHKRQHPGRREDEASWAANGTQHKRQHPGPRSPWLEYAATKRQHPGRRMVDPKVPRSWEEEEEEEEEGEGALMPEKRQHPGKRALGGPCGPRGACGEAGLLLGLLDGLSRGQGVDEKRQHPGRRAAWARESLEE, encoded by the exons ATGATGCCTGGTCCTTGGTTGCTACTCGCCCTGGCTTGGACCTTGACCCTGACCGGTGGTGTCCCTGGTGGCCGCGCGCAGCCAGAGTCAGTCCATCAAGAGGGGGCGACGGCCCCCGAACGTCCTGGCCTGGAAGAACTCCTGCGCCAGGCTGagcgcctcctcctcctccgggagGACCTCCAGCGGCTGCGAGGAGACCAGGGCGAGCTCCCag AGTCCCAGATCCTCCAACTTGACCGGCTTCCCAAGCGCCAGCATCCGGGcaaaagggaggaggaggccgAAGAGGGAgttgaagaggaggaggaggaagaagggggtgCTGCAGGACCCCACAAAAGGCAGCACCCCGGCCGCCGGGAGGATGAGGCTTCCTGGGCAGCCAATGGAACCCAGCACAAGCGGCAGCACCCTGGCCCGCGCTCCCCCTGGCTCGAGTATGCTGCCACCAAGAGGCAGCACCCAGGCAGGAGGATGGTGGATCCTAAGGTCCCAAGGagctgggaggaagaggaggaggaggaggaggagggagagggagccctGATGCCCGAGAAACGCCAGCATCCGGGCAAGAGGGCCCTGGGAGGCCCCTGTGGGCCCCGGGGAGCCTGCGGTGAGGCAGGTCTTCTGCTGGGGCTCCTGGATGGCCTGAGCAGGGGCCAGGGGGTGGATGAGAAGCGGCAACACCCTGGGCGGCGGGCGGCCTGGGCCAGGGAGTCCCTGGAGGAGTGA